Sequence from the Deinococcus malanensis genome:
GGGAGGCAGCGGATCCAGTGGTGGGCTGAGTTTAACCTCGGCTCTGCCCCCAGACTGCCGGACGTTGCCTGGCCGCGGGTGTCACTGGAAGGCATCCTGCCCGTCCAATGAAGTCAAAGTGGCTGTGCACTCCGGTCCCTTCAGGTGGCCACGGGTCGTGAATGCCGCAAACATCACCCATTGCCAGGTTGAGGTGGTTTGTCAAAGCATCCCGCCTCCGGTCATCGATCGCGCCCCTACTTTGGTGTACCGCCATGAGCGTCAAGGGTTCAGAATGAACCTTGAAGAGGTGGAGCCTATGCACAAACAGAGAGAAGCGGGCGTCGCAGTTCTGGTTATGGTGCTGTTCACCGCCATTATTCTGATCGTGGTGGTCTCCATTACCTCGGCCATGACGCTCGGCAGCCGCCGCGGCGCGGCCAGCGAAACCCGGGCCTACCAGGCGGCCCTGGCCAGTGAATCCGGGCAGAACGCGTTTACCGTCCGGTCCCGCAGCGTCGCGCAGTACGGGGGCGGAATCCCCGCCACCTGCACCGGCAGCACCAAGGTCAAAGCGCTGTGCGGTGTGAACGCCTGGCTGACCACCGTCACGGGCACCCAGGCGCCTGGAAGCTTCACCGTCGAGAGCGCCGGCGTCGCCACCGGCGGCACCGTTTCACTCGTCGCGGTCGACGTTGATCTCGACCCCACCACCAACAAGCTCACCAGCGTGGACATTGAAGCCCGTGGCACCACCACCGCCGGGCAGGCCCGCGTCCTGCAGCGCTACACCGCCGTCAAAGCGGACCTGGGGTTTCCGAACGTGCCGGGTGCCGTGACATCCTACCCTTCGGTGCAGATTCAGGGCGGACCGACCTCCACCATCGCGGGGACCACCGCGACTTCAGCGGACAACACCGGTCTGTACGATGACCTGCTCACCGTCTCCCGTGCCGGGAGCGCCAGCGCACTGGGCACCGGTTCCGTCACCCTGAACGTGAACACGACCTCCCAGGCCCGCGCGAGCCAGGTGGCGGTCGGGTCGTACATCCAACTGCCGTTGAGTGACCTCGCAGGCACCCTGTCCTCCACCCAGACTGGTACGTTCAAGGTTACCGGGAACACCGGGACCACCCTGGCTGTCACACCAGTCAGGATGCCCACCATCACGGGTGGGGCGGCCCTGCCCAGCGGCGACCTCGGCCTGGATTACGTGATGAACGGCATCGTGTCGTACAACTCGAACGTCCTGACCATGAACAGCAAGGAATCGTTCGTGGTGGGAGACCAGGTCGCGGTCAAGGTTGGTGTGTACACCTACACCTCCGCTGTCAGCAGCACGGTCACGAACCCCGACGGTACCCAGAGCGTCACCGTGGGCACTTGGACTGCTACGACACCAACAACTGTCCCCGCTACCCCTTCTGCCCCCGCCTTCACCTCCTACACTGCGCTCGACTTGGAAGGCCGGCCCGTCCAGAAATCCACCAATGCGGTGGTCACCGCAGGGTCCTTCACGACGGGTGGACAGGCCACCGCGACCGGTGACGTGAAGCAGGGCACGGCCGGTGCGGCGCTGGTGCCGAGCCCCCTGAGCGACGCTCTTTTCATCAAAACGTTCGGCATGACGCCCTCGCAGATGAAACCCCTTGCCTCGGTCTTCACCGAAGCGCAGTTCGATGGGGATGTCAGCGGCCTCACCTGGGTCACCGGGACCGCGGGCGACCGAGACATCAACATGAACAACGAGAAGGTCCAGGGGACCGGCATCCTGATCGTGGACGGCGACCTGACCATCAACCAGACCACCGCCGAAGTTAATTCGTGCGGATTCAAAGGCATCATCTACGTGCGCGGCAACGTGGACATCCGCGGAAACCTGCAGCTGTGCGGCGCGATCGTCGTGGAAGGCAGCATTCTGAGCAGCGACGGCCTCACCGTGACCGGCGTGGACGATGACGACTCGGACTTCGGGGGGAACGGCCGCAAGGTGTCGTACGACCCGGAAGCCATCTTCGACGCTGTCGCGGCGGCTGGTGCCTACACCTTCACGCGCGTTCCAGCGGGATGGAGGCAGCGGTGAGGACCCAGGGTTTCACCCTCGTGGAAGTGCTGATCGTGATCGGCATCATCGGTGTGCTGATGGGTCTGGCCATGCCCACCTACCTCGGGTGGCTGGCCGCCAGTGAAGCGCAACAGGCCGCCACGACCCTCGCCCAGGAGATCCAGCGGGTGCGCACGGACGTCAAACGCGCCACGCTGTCCACCACTGGCGCCCAGCCGCAGGCCAGCCTCACCACCACCGCGAACAGCACGTCCTTCACCGCTGCCGGACGCACCGTGTCCCTGAGCAACGCCCGCATTCAGACCGCGCGAACCCTGACCTTCGAAGCGCCTTACGGGACCCTGGTGCTGCCCACCGGGACGTCCTTGCCCCTCACCATCACCGTCTCCTCCTCCCGCAACGCCACCAAAACCCGGACCGTTCGCGTGATCAGCCTGCTCGGCAAGGTGGTCGTGCAATGAAAGAGCAGGGCTTCACCCTCATCGAGATTCTCGTCGCGCTGGCCATCTTCAGCATCGTGGTGGCCGCCATCATCACCATGCTGCCCGGCCTGGCCACCACCAACAGCCGCACCCGGGATGATCAGCGGGTCCTGCTCGCCGCCCAGGGGTATTTCGAGCAGGTGCGTGGGGAACTGCGCAACAACTTCGACAGCACCCTCTCCACCGTCACGGTGCCCGGCGTGGGAAGCGGACTGAGCTGCACCACCACGACTCCAGTGGACCTGGAAACGCTGAATGGTCAGTCCGCCCTGAAACGCGTCAAACTCAGCTGCACGATCAATGGCAAGACCCACAACTTCTCCCTCGACATCGCGAGGACGTCATGAACCGCGACGGCTTCACCCTGGTGGAACTGCTGGTCGGGATGGCCATCCTCGGCATTCTGATGGCGCTGATCCTGAACCTGCAGAGCACCACCATCCAGTACTCCACGCAGCAGACCAGCAATGCGCAACGCCTGCAGGCGATCAATGATGTGGCGGGGTACGTGGGCGCGCAGGTCCGCGCGGCACAGAACGTCCCGGACGGTCTCACCATCAACGGCAGCACCTGCTCTCGTGCAGGCACTGTGCCCTGCCTCGCGGTCATTCTGCCAGTCGTGGAAACCAGCGCTCCCACCGGCTGCACCCGCCTGCCGGGCACCGTGATCGACTGGCGCCTCCACGCGTACCGCTACATCCCACGCGCCAGTATTGCCGCCACCGACCGCACCCCGCTACCTGGCCTGGACAGCACCGCGTACGGCCTGCAGGAGATCCGGGTCGCGTCCGGTGCCGTACTACTGGACTCGAACGCGGACGGGTGCTGGGACCGCGTGGATACACCCCCGACCACCTACTCCGGGACGGTCTCGACCGGCCTGCTGGCCGACAACCTGATCCTGCCAGCAACCGGAACCGCCGCGTTCGAGTACACCGCCGCCACCCGCGTGGTGACCCTCCGGCTGCGGAGCGTGTCTCAGATGAGCAGTGGCACCACCCAGTACACCCCTCAAAGCGCGCCGTACGTCATGTCCGTCTTTGCCCGGAATGTGAACTGAAGACCGCTGCAGGAGACTGGGCACTGGGAGTCACCGCCAGTGCCCAGTTTCCTGCATGCTGCTTACACTGCTGGACAAGAGGTCCCTGACCTGCACTTTACCGCTGACCGACAGGTTCTTAAAATCCTGGAGGCCCCAGAATCGCCGCAGGTCCTGCGCGACCACCTGCTTCGAGACTCCAGCTTCCACCGCCATCTGCGTGGATCTCTGACCCTTCCAGAGGATTAAATCCATGACATGAACAGACCAGAAGTTGTTGTGGTGTTCTGGCCCAGCCACGCGCAATTAGTGGTATTCGATCCGGAGGCCAGCCCTTGCCCGGACGAAGCCGCGCTCTGGGCATTCCCTGGCGAGACTGGGAATCTGTTGAGCGTCCGGCGTACGCTGCTCTCGGTCGGTCTGCCTGATGACGGTGAAGTGAACGTCACGCTTCGCGCTCACACGACTGAGCCGGGAACGCCACACGGAACTTGGTCTGTCATGGCTAAGACGACGTTCCTGGCGGCGTCAGGAGTGGTCGGAGTCGGTGATGTGGTGTCCTTTGAGCCCGTGGTGACCGTCGAGGTGCCTCCTGGCCCGCTGAGGGTCCGGGTTGCTGGAGACCTCAACGATGATCTGCCGCGCTTTCAGCTTTCAGGTTGACGTCTGGCCCTTCCTGGGTCCCACTGAAGGAACGAACTGACCACTCACGACATTTTCGTTCCTTAGGAATCTGTTTCTTTCCGGTTGTTGCTCTCAACACTCAGAGGTAGGGCTTCAGGGCCTCGGCAATGGCCGGCGCTCCTTTCAGCTCGCGTGGGTTGAGGTGCACCACCGGAACTATCGAGTTGTTCTTCACGCCCGCTTCCGTTTCCGTCGGGTTCGCTGGCGGCTGGCGCCGGTCCCGGCCGTACGCCCGGGTGGTCAGCATGATGGCCACAGCTGGTGTCCTTGAGCGGGAAGCGACAATCGCGAAGTCCACACGCCGCCGGGCTTCACGGGCCAGGGTGCCCTGGGTTTCGCCCGGCTGAACGGTCAGGGCCATGAAGTTCTCCAGCAGCAGGGAACTGTGAACCTCGTACGGCAGGTTCCCGAGCGCCTCGCGTAAATCCTGTTCGAACTGGTCGCTGACCCGGGTCCGCTGGGTGCGTGCCTGGGCACCCCGGTCGGTCCGCACCAGCCATTTTGGAAGGTTCAACGGCATGCTTCATCGTAAGTCTCCCAGAGCAGCGAATCTGGCTGGCGGAAGTGAGGGTGAAGGTCACCAGACGGCGCGACGGGCCGGGTCTCTCAAACGACCCAGAAAACTCCAGGCATACTCCTCCTGAACGCCGTGGTGGTCTGTTGCTGACACGATGTCCGGCTGTGGAGCGTGAACTGATGACCGACCCCTATTCCTTTGCCCTGACCTACCTTCCCACCGGGGAAGTTCAAACCTTCACGGTCCCGACCCTCCGTTCGGAGCTGATTCACCTGGGCCTGGCCAAAGTCATGTTCGCCAAAGGCCCACAGGACGCCACCATGCCTTCCCCGGGGTTCACGGACCGCAGCGCGATGGTGCGCGGCATTGAATCCGGGCAGGTCCTCGTGGTGCGGCCGTGCTGGCAGTTCGAGTTGAAGACCGGAGCCTGAACTTGACGGAGCACGTGGGGCACACGTCGTCCTGCTCAAGGCTGAGCTCACTCCCGATCAGGTGAGTGCTGGACCGACCGGCATCCAGGCAGCCTGACGGTACCGGACGTGGCTGCACGGCCAGCGAGCGGCACCGGGGGAATGGGTGAATATTGCGAGCGAACGCCTGGATAACGGGGCTTACTTGTGTGGCGGCTTTTTTCCTGTCATGACACTTCCATCCAGTCCAGGCTGAAGAACGCCTGAGGCAGCAGTACCAGTTCCATGTCCCGCCGCGCGAGGCGCCAGGTGCCGGGGGCCCACACACCGGTCGGCAGGATCAGGGGAGAGGACAGCGGCGCGGCCGTCGTCCGGATGATGACGGTGCCGCCATATTCGTCGGCCAGATACCGCTTCAGTTCCGTCACGCCCTCAGCGACCGCGTTCCAAGTCCCTGGCACGATCACCAGCAGCTGAGGCCGAGGCATGTACACCCCGGCAGGCTAGCGGGCGCCCCCGCAGGGGTTCGTGTAATGGCTCCCTATCGAACGGAATACCCGACCCGAGCGGAGGCCAGGGAAGGCCTTTTCCGCCTCATGAAGTGCTTCCTAAGGAATCCCGGCTGGGAGGGCAAAGAACACATTTTGTCCCGCGTAAGATTCAAGTCAGTCTTCCGAGAGGAATGACCTTGCGCGAAGCCCCACCTCCCGGCCCCTGTGGCTGGCGGGCGGGGCCTTTTTGTGTTGTGCCGTCAGTCTTGCACCCGCATGACCCACCAGCCCTAAAGGCCGTCCCGGTGACCGCCTTCGTCCCGGCGGCAGACCTCCGTCAGGACGTGGCCACACTCCAGCCCCCAGACATCGCGGTTCAGCTCCCCCAGCCACCAGCGTCCGCCTGCCCGGTACCAGTCGACCTGCCGACTGACGTGATGCTGCCGGCCACGGCACAGCACGGACCGGGGGAAGCGGGCGCCGTCGGGCAGCTGCACTTCGCATGACTCCTGATCTGCCTTTACGTGACTTCCTCCATCCACCCCAGACTGAAGAACGCCCTGGGGATCAGCATCAGCTCGATCGTCTTGCGTACCATGAGCCAGGTGCCTGGTGCCCACACCCCTACCGGCAACACCAGGGGGCAGCGCAACGCTGCGGGAGTGCTCTGTATCACCAGGGTGCCACCGCATTTATCTGACAGGTACCGCTCGAGTTCTTTCACGCCTTCCGGGACCGTGGTCCAGTCCCCTGGCACGATGACCAGCAGGGAAGGGGGAGGTCTGGACACAATGCGAGGCTAGTGGCGCCGGGGCAGGGCTGCAATGTTTATCAAATGGGGGGTGGGCATCATTCGCCGAATGAAAACCGAGGGTGATCTCTCAGACCAGGGCAGGAGAGCCATCCACCGGTATCCGGTATTCCCACGGGTACTTCTCCGCGATCCAGTCCTGCTCACGGCGGGTTCAGACCAGCAACTGGCCTGCCGCAGTGCCGCAAGCTGCTCGAGCGGCAGTTGCCGAGCTGTAAGGGCCCAGGCGCCGCATAACCTCGCCCGTCTGGGTATGAACCACGGACGCGTAAAGCTTGGGCATATGACAGGGCATACGCCGTACTTTATGACACTTCCATACACTCCAGGCTGAAGAACGCCTGCGCTCAGAGTGCCTTTCTCAACGTGATACGCCTCAAGGGGTGTAGTTATGGGCTTGATTCTGTACTGAAAACTGGACTTCCCCAAGATCAACCCTACTGGCCCTGAAGGGTCTCCGGTTCACTTGTTGTCTTCGACGTTTTTGTTGAGGCACTCATTCCATGCCATGTGGGGTTCCCATCCTCCCGGTGGCGTCACAGCCGTGGGACGCTCAGAAAGTGTCTCGTTAAAGCAGCTGAGGACGCCGGGCGCCGCTGGAGTAGAGTCCGAGCATCCGGTCATACTGACCAGACCGGCCAACAGGAAGAAAATCCGGAGCATAAGGAAGCATAGATCCGGGACATTATGTGAAGTAATGCGTAACCGTTGTTACGCACGATTACAACGTTTCGTTCGGAATAATAGGCCCACCCCTCTGCCATAACTGAAGGTGGGGACTTTCGCGTGTGGAACCCACCTGCTATGTCCTCATTTCCCACCTTACACTCCGTGAATGGAAGGTTTGCTCAGTATTCTCGTGGTGGTCATCGGTGAGGTCGTTTGGGTACGGACGTCCAGTCATGCGCGCACCACCTCCGCCTCATCATCTCTCCGCTCCATCAGCCACAAAAACCTGCGTCGGCACGTTTTTCAGACGCACTTCAGGTCCAGACCAGCAACTGGCCTGCCGCGGTCCTACATGCGGTTTGGGCTGCAGCTGTCGATGGGTACGGATCTAGGTACCGCACGACCTCACCCGTTTGCGTATGAATCACGGTGACGTAGACCTTGGGCGTGTGACCGGGGAGAGGGGAGCAAAGGCGGCGATGCTGGTAGCAACCCCACTTGGCTCGGGTTGTGGGTGGTTGATCCTCGGGCGAAAGCGAACGCGTCTGGCACGCTCTTGTTGGGTGGTATTTGCTCGTGCTTGGGGTGGGCGGGGGCGGTTCTATGAGATTGACACGGTAGGGGTTAGGGGTTCAAATCCTCTCAAATGTGCCAGCGAACGCCCACTTAGTGGGCGCTTTTCCTTATGTCTCGTCTGCACTCGCTCTCTGATCTGCAAGCGGCGGTATCGGATGGTCTGCACAAAGCAGAACCGTGGGGTCGCTTTTTCAGCCTGCTCAGATCGCTGGAAGACAGTGCCTGAAAGACCATCTCCATGCCAGCCCTGCAACCAGGGGAACTCTATTCAGCACGCCGAGGACAAGCGATTTGGCGGGTCCAGTGGACAGCGCACCCAGCCACCGCTATGGAAGTAGAGAAATATAGCTGCCTTTCAGGAACCAGGCGCCAGCCGGAGCAGTTCTACCTGCCAGGCATCCCAGAGGCTGACCATGGCGAAGCCAGCAGCAAACACCAGCAACCCCAGAATGAAGGTGCGCAGCAACGTCCGTAAGGAAGCCCGCCACTCAGTGAACCCGCCTTCTGCGCGGGTTCATTTTTCATGGCTTCTTGAACAGTTCCTCGCTGGCCGCTCTACCTCTCCTGTGGCTGCGCAATCATTGATTGTTCCCGCGTCACTTATGCTTGCGGTGAGTATCTCGTCGAGA
This genomic interval carries:
- a CDS encoding PulJ/GspJ family protein, producing the protein MNRDGFTLVELLVGMAILGILMALILNLQSTTIQYSTQQTSNAQRLQAINDVAGYVGAQVRAAQNVPDGLTINGSTCSRAGTVPCLAVILPVVETSAPTGCTRLPGTVIDWRLHAYRYIPRASIAATDRTPLPGLDSTAYGLQEIRVASGAVLLDSNADGCWDRVDTPPTTYSGTVSTGLLADNLILPATGTAAFEYTAATRVVTLRLRSVSQMSSGTTQYTPQSAPYVMSVFARNVN
- a CDS encoding PulJ/GspJ family protein, with product MKEQGFTLIEILVALAIFSIVVAAIITMLPGLATTNSRTRDDQRVLLAAQGYFEQVRGELRNNFDSTLSTVTVPGVGSGLSCTTTTPVDLETLNGQSALKRVKLSCTINGKTHNFSLDIARTS
- a CDS encoding type IV pilin protein — protein: MRTQGFTLVEVLIVIGIIGVLMGLAMPTYLGWLAASEAQQAATTLAQEIQRVRTDVKRATLSTTGAQPQASLTTTANSTSFTAAGRTVSLSNARIQTARTLTFEAPYGTLVLPTGTSLPLTITVSSSRNATKTRTVRVISLLGKVVVQ